In a genomic window of Polypterus senegalus isolate Bchr_013 chromosome 13, ASM1683550v1, whole genome shotgun sequence:
- the pqbp1 gene encoding polyglutamine-binding protein 1, giving the protein MPLPPALQARLAKRGILKQTEQDIEEEIIAEDYDDNNVDYEATRAENLPPNWYKVLDPACGLPYYWNVENDLVSWLPPTDPNAVISKPAKKIKEVELRVEREDIREKRHQRRDDITPYTKAKKGRERKDEEVDPMDPSSYSDAPRGTWSTGLPKRNEAKTGADTTAAGPLFQQRPYPSPGAVLRANAEANRSKD; this is encoded by the exons ATGCCTCTGCCACCAGCCTTGCAGGCTCGGCTTGCTAAACGAGGGATCCTGAAACAAACAGAACAAG ATATTGAGGAAGAGATCATTGCAGAAGATTATGATGATAATAATGTTGATTATGAAGCCACTAGAGCAGAAAATCTTCCCCCAAACTGGTACAAGGTGTTGGATCCTGCTTG TGGCCTGCCCTATTACTGGAATGTGGAAAATGATCTGGTGTCCTGGCTGCCACCCACTGACCCCAATGCAGTTATTTCAAAACCTGCAAAAAAGATAAAAG AGGTGGAGCTAAGAGTAGAACGAGAAGATATCCGAGAAAAAAGGCACCAGCGGCGAGATGATATCACACCCTACACCAAAGCAAAGAAAG GCCGAGAAAGGAAGGATGAGGAAGTTGACCCAATGGACCCCAGTTCATACTCAGATGCACCTCG AGGAACGTGGTCAACAGGTCTTCCTAAACGCAATGAAGCCAAGACTGGAGCAGATACCACTGCTGCTGGACCCCTGTTTCAACAAAGACCTTATCCCAGTCCAGGAGCTGTGCTGAGGGCCAATGCAGAGGCAAACCGTTCAAAAGACTGA